A stretch of the Elephas maximus indicus isolate mEleMax1 chromosome 3, mEleMax1 primary haplotype, whole genome shotgun sequence genome encodes the following:
- the LOC126074077 gene encoding olfactory receptor 7G2-like, producing MTSENQTGVAAFSLLGLSEDSELQPFRFGLFLTMYLVTVLGNLLIILAISSGSHLHTPMYFFLSNLSFTDICFSTTTAPKMLMNIQTQSKTISYTGCLTQVCFVMIFAGMENFLLAAMAYDRYVAICQPLRYTVIMNSHLCGLLILLSLLISLMDALLHSLRLSFCTDREIPHFFCELAQVIKLACSNTLVNNILTYLLSSILGGVTFLGIIFSYIEIVSSILRIPSAGGMYKAFSTCGSHLSVVLLFYGTAFRVYISSAVTHFSKKTAVASVMYTVVPPMMNPFIYSLRNRDMKGALKKLLWRTSFS from the coding sequence ATGACGTCAGAAAACCAAACTGGTGTAGCAGCATTCTCCCTCCTGGGGCTCTCAGAGGATTCAGAACTGCAGCCCTTCCGCTTCGGACTATTCCTGACCATGTACCTCGTCACTGTGTTGGGGAACCTACTCATTATCCTGGCCATCAGCTCAGgctcccacctccacacccccatgtactttttcctctccaacctgtccttcactgacatctgtttcagcaccACCACGGCCCCCAAGATGCTGATGAACATCCAGACACAGAGCAAAACCATCAGTTACACAGGCTGCCTCACCCAGGTTTGCTTTGTCATGATATTCGCAGGCATGGAAAATTTTCTCCTTGcagcaatggcctatgaccgctatgtggccatctgccaacCACTGAGGTACACGGTCATCATGAACTCTCACCTCTGTGGCCTGCTGATTCTGCTGTCCTTGCTTATTAGTTTGATGGATGCTCTGCTCCACAGTCTAAGGCTGTCCTTCtgcacagacagggaaatccctCACTTCTTCTGTGAACTTGCTCAGGTCATCAAACTTGCCTGCTCCAATACTCTTGTCAATAACATCCTGACATATTTACTAAGTAGTATACTGGGTGGTGTTACTTTCCTAGGGATTATTTTCTCTTACATTGAAATTGTTTCTTCCATTCTGAGAATACCATCAGCTGGTGGAATGTATAAAGCTTTCtccacctgtgggtctcacctgtCAGTGGTTCTCTTATTCTATGGGACAGCTTTTAGGGTGTACATTAGTTCTGCAGTTACTCActtttccaagaagacagcagtagcctcagtgatgtacactgtGGTCCCTCCAATGATGAACCCAtttatctacagcctgaggaacagggacatgAAGGGAGCCTTGAAGAAACTCCTGTGGAGAACATCTTTTTCATGA